GGTAAGGATCTCGACCAGATCTTCGTGTACACCAAGATGGCCGATATCATGTGATGAACTGAGAGTGATCCAGCAGCTAAGATTAGGAGGATTATATAGGAGGGTGGGTGGTACCCCTCGACGCGACAAAGCAAGCTAGCGCGCGCGCATTAATTAAGACCTTCATCACGTCGTCGGATTTGAGGACAGTCGTTGTTTATCATTTTATCTCATTTCGATGGGCACGTTCCACAAAGCCGCGGTTCCGCCGGCGTAGCCGACCAGCAGGAACGACTCGTCCTCGCTCCAAGCGATGGACCACACGCGTCCCCTATTCTCGGAAACGTGACCGAACGtgcccatcgccgtcgcATCCTCGGAGTCCCACACGCGCACCGTCCCGTCCTCTCCGCCCGAAGCGAACCGGGCACCAGACGGAGCGACAGCCACCCTGTGCACCGCGTGCATCGACCCGAGCGTGGAGTGTTCGTCGGTGAGGCTCCACAGCGGGGACATGGTCTTCCCGTCCATGCACGTCGTGCCCCTGATCCAGCCGCCCGATCCGCTCagcacgaggacgccgtctTTGAGAaaaccgtcgtcgtcgtcatccgatGAATCTTCATCGGATGAACCGGAATCGCGCTTGGATGAGACTGACTTGGTCGTCGGCTGCGCCGCTAAGACCATGTCCGTGATTCTGCCTGGGAGCTCTCTCCCTTTTCCCGGGAATTCCCTCGCGTACCCGGTTATGTCCCGGCCTTTCCGACCGTGCGCGTCCCGCGGGGGAACTCGCCACACCAGCACCCTGCTGCTGTTATGCTGCGGCATGAcgtgcgccgtcgccaaatATTCGGAATCGTTGCTCCTGGGCATCCACAAGCACTTCACGATGCCGTCGTCAAATCCGCCCGCATTGCTGCGCTCGCATCCGCCGGCGTTCCAACGAACGCGATACAACTTTTTGAAATCGCTCCCCATGGACCACACGCAGaatgcgccgcgcgcatcgcaaGTCGCCAGAAGCTTAGGGAGACCGTCGCCCCCGCTCGACACGGCGCAGCACGTGAGCGCCCCGTCGTGACCCACGAGTTCGACGCTCGTCACTTCGCGAGAGTTCCACATCTCGGCCAGGTTCcagacccgcgcggtggagtctgccgacgccgtgcacAGGACGTTGGAGTCCGCGAAGCACGCGGCCGTGACCCGATGCGTGTGTCCGAGCAGTTCGACGGGGGATCGGAGATGCCTGGATTCGTCGCAGTTGATTctccacgccgcgagcgacccgTCGgcaaacgcggcgacgagtggCATGCCGCACGGTCCGAACCACACCCCGACCGCGCCTCGAACCATACCCGAACGAGAAGAACTCGCTTTGGCCGCTTTGCACTCGCGCGTGTACGCGCCCAGCATCACGCCCGTGCGCGAGTCGAAGagtcgcacgccgccgcccagcgaCGCGGTTGCCACGAAGTTCCCACCCGgtgacgtcgcgacggagacgacggggGACGAAgccccgtccaccgcgcaTCCAGAGAGGACCAAACGAGGTGCCTCGAGATTGGTGCCTCGATGGGAGGTCCGTGAACTGACCTTCTGGTCCCGCCGTGGGACCGGAGCGgaggggcgctcgcgcggcgttgacgtcgtcgtcttgGGAGCCGGACGGGCGTTTTCGGCGGTCCTGCCCCTGCGCCAGTCGTATTGCGGTGCCGAACCCTtggccgccaccgtcgcgctcagCTCCGCGAGGGCATCGTCAAACGCCTTTTTGAGCCTTTGGAACGAATCTGCGTCGCCACCCTTGTCCGGATGCGCCTCCTTTGCGCGCTGTCGGAACGCAGCTCTCAGATCTTCGGGCGCGATCTTTCTCGCTCGATCTCGCCTGACGCCGAGGATCTCGAAGGGGTCGTTGACATCGGGACCCATCGCCGTCGTACCCGAAGCGAAAGCCTCTCGGGCCATCGCGGTAAATGCTCGAGCTCTGATGTTTGGGGGAGCTCGGGAAGCGTGCGGCGTCAGGTGTTGCGCGGTGTCCGAGTGTCGCCTGCGGAGTCGGGGGTGAAGAAAAAACGCTCGTCCTTCTCCCGGTCCTCTCGCTGCGCAGCGTGTCGCGCGCGATTTCTGTTGCCGTACAAGTATCCTGCCACCGTGAATAATCATcaaccgcgcgcgtcggtggcggagTGCTCAGCGGGGTTCGTGGCGGAgaccctcgcgtcgaagcTGCAGACGGTCGACGCCAAGGATGGCGGAGTGCTCAGTGGGGTTCGTGGCTGAgaccctcg
This DNA window, taken from Micromonas commoda chromosome 2, complete sequence, encodes the following:
- a CDS encoding predicted protein, whose amino-acid sequence is MAREAFASGTTAMGPDVNDPFEILGVRRDRARKIAPEDLRAAFRQRAKEAHPDKGGDADSFQRLKKAFDDALAELSATVAAKGSAPQYDWRRGRTAENARPAPKTTTSTPRERPSAPVPRRDQKVSSRTSHRGTNLEAPRLVLSGCAVDGASSPVVSVATSPGGNFVATASLGGGVRLFDSRTGVMLGAYTRECKAAKASSSRSGMVRGAVGVWFGPCGMPLVAAFADGSLAAWRINCDESRHLRSPVELLGHTHRVTAACFADSNVLCTASADSTARVWNLAEMWNSREVTSVELVGHDGALTCCAVSSGGDGLPKLLATCDARGAFCVWSMGSDFKKLYRVRWNAGGCERSNAGGFDDGIVKCLWMPRSNDSEYLATAHVMPQHNSSRVLVWRVPPRDAHGRKGRDITGYAREFPGKGRELPGRITDMVLAAQPTTKSVSSKRDSGSSDEDSSDDDDDGFLKDGVLVLSGSGGWIRGTTCMDGKTMSPLWSLTDEHSTLGSMHAVHRVAVAPSGARFASGGEDGTVRVWDSEDATAMGTFGHVSENRGRVWSIAWSEDESFLLVGYAGGTAALWNVPIEMR